One Glycine max cultivar Williams 82 chromosome 4, Glycine_max_v4.0, whole genome shotgun sequence DNA segment encodes these proteins:
- the LOC100807550 gene encoding protein POLLEN DEFECTIVE IN GUIDANCE 1 isoform X1: protein MALRNGGRKISFEVLSVEDESDPTERNRKKRRHRASKKKKKLLDRADSDSADPRSAPLENGGACNGFELDASRYCGGGGGGGGSVVVCEEVREAESVCAVAEARGAESEEATAVRGGIEGFNFGELRQRNVNCGSSEDLAASVVVRDEKEDGGVNASPVEKATNEPDRNVVKKLETVESLDWKRIMAEDPNFVFSVEKSPVSYFLEEMHNGNSLRSTTTLGNEKERERVYDTIFRLPWRCELLIDVGFFVCFDSFLSLLTVMPARIMMTIWRLLKTRQFKRLSTMEVSDFGCFLILSSGVVLLQQTDISLIYHMIRGQGTIKLYVVYNVLEIFDKLCQSFNGDVLQTLFLSAEGLANCPPESMRFWIWRFISDQALAVAASIVHSFILLAQAITLSTCIVAHNNALFALLVSNNFAEIKSNVFKRYSKDNVHSLVYFDSVERFHISSFILFVLAQNILEAEGPWFESFLINILLVYVCEMIIDIIKHSFIAKFNDIKPIAYSEFLEDLCKQTLNMQTESAKKNLTFVPLAPACVVIRVLTPVYTANLPPNPLPWRLFWILLFSAMTYVMLTSLKVLIGMGLQKHATWYVNRCKKRKHHFHED, encoded by the exons ATGGCCCTGCGAAACGGCGGCAGAAAAATCTCCTTCGAGGTCCTTAGCGTCGAGGACGAATCGGATCCAACGGAACGCAACCGCAAGAAGCGCAGGCACCGCGCTtcgaaaaagaagaagaagcttctCGATCGGGCCGATTCCGATTCCGCGGATCCGCGTTCGGCGCCGTTGGAGAATGGAGGAGCCTGTAACGGATTCGAGCTCGACGCTAGCAGGTActgcggcggcggcggcggaggAGGAGGAAGCGTTGTCGTGTGCGAGGAGGTTCGCGAGGCGGAGAGTGTGTGCGCGGTTGCGGAGGCGCGTGGGGCGGAGAGTGAGGAAGCAACCGCCGTGCGCGGTGGCATCGAGGGGTTTAATTTCGGGGAATTGAGGCAGAGGAACGTGAATTGTGGGAGTTCGGAGGATTTAGCGGCTTCGGTGGTGGTGCGAGATGAGAAGGAGGATGGCGGTGTGAATGCAAGTCCGGTGGAGAAAGCAACGAACGAGCCTGATAGGAATGTGGTTAAGAAATTGGAGACGGTGGAATCGTTGGACTGGAAGCGTATCATGGCGGAAGATCCGAATT TTGTGTTTTCAGTGGAGAAGTCTCCTGTATCATACTTTTTGGAGGAAATGCACAATGGAAATTCTTTACGCAGCACAACAACTCTTGGGAATGAAAAAGAACGAGAGAGAGTTTATGACACTATCTTCCGCCTGCCATGGAGATGTGAATTG CTTATAGATGTTGGCTTCTTTGTCTGCTTCGATTCATTTCTTTCGTTGTTAACTGTTATGCCAGCGAGGATCATGATGACCATTTGGAGGCTTCTAAAGACAAG GCAGTTCAAGAGGTTGTCTACAATGGAAGTTTCTgattttggctgttttcttattttgagtAGTGGTGTTGTTCTTTTGCAACAAACAG ATATCAGCTTAATATATCATATGATCCGCGGTCAAGGAACAATAAAACTATATGTGGTCTACAATGTTTTAGAG atatttgataaattatgtCAAAGTTTTAATGGGGATGTGTTgcaaacattatttctttctgCTGAAGGACTTGCAAATTGTCCCCCAGAAAGCATGAGATTCTGGATTTGGAGATTTATTTCAGACCAAGCTTTAGCGGTGGCTGCTTCAA TTGTTCATTCTTTTATCTTATTAGCTCAGGCAATCACTTTATCAACCTGTATAGTTGCTCACAACAACGCATTGTTTGCTTTACTGGTGTCAAATAATTTTGCTGAGATCAAAAGCAATGTGTTTAAGCGATACAGCAAGGATAATGTTCACagtttagtttactttg ATTCTGTAGAGAGATTCCACATTTCATCTTTTATCTTATTCGTTTTGGCTCAAAATATTCTGGAGGCAGAGGGTCCCTGGTTTGAAAGTTTTCTCATA AATATCCTCTTGGTTTATGTATGTGAAATGATTATTGATATTATCAAGCATTCATTCATTGCTAAATTCAATGACATTAAGCCTATTGCATACTCCGAGTTTCTTGAAGATCTATGTAAACAG ACTCTAAATATGCAAACTGAGAGTGCAAAGAAAAACCTGACTTTTGTCCCCCTTGCTCCAGCATGCGTG GTTATTCGAGTTCTCACTCCAGTATATACTGCAAACCTTCCTCCCAATCCCCTTCCATGGAGGCTTTTCTGGATTCTGCTTTTTTCAGCAATGACCTATGTCATGCTCACAAGCCTCAAGGTTCTCATTGGCATGGGACTACAGAAGCATGCCACATGGTATGTTAATCGTtgcaaaaagagaaaacatcATTTTCATGAAGATTAG
- the LOC100807550 gene encoding protein POLLEN DEFECTIVE IN GUIDANCE 1 isoform X3, with amino-acid sequence MALRNGGRKISFEVLSVEDESDPTERNRKKRRHRASKKKKKLLDRADSDSADPRSAPLENGGACNGFELDASRYCGGGGGGGGSVVVCEEVREAESVCAVAEARGAESEEATAVRGGIEGFNFGELRQRNVNCGSSEDLAASVVVRDEKEDGGVNASPVEKATNEPDRNVVKKLETVESLDWKRIMAEDPNFVFSVEKSPVSYFLEEMHNGNSLRSTTTLGNEKERERVYDTIFRLPWRCELLIDVGFFVCFDSFLSLLTVMPARIMMTIWRLLKTRQFKRLSTMEVSDFGCFLILSSGVVLLQQTDISLIYHMIRGQGTIKLYVVYNVLEIFDKLCQSFNGDVLQTLFLSAEGLANCPPESMRFWIWRFISDQALAVAASIVHSFILLAQAITLSTCIVAHNNALFALLVSNNFAEIKSNVFKRYSKDNVHSLVYFGFAICFIVGLGEERRGILIKACVWYFGSEVWREGK; translated from the exons ATGGCCCTGCGAAACGGCGGCAGAAAAATCTCCTTCGAGGTCCTTAGCGTCGAGGACGAATCGGATCCAACGGAACGCAACCGCAAGAAGCGCAGGCACCGCGCTtcgaaaaagaagaagaagcttctCGATCGGGCCGATTCCGATTCCGCGGATCCGCGTTCGGCGCCGTTGGAGAATGGAGGAGCCTGTAACGGATTCGAGCTCGACGCTAGCAGGTActgcggcggcggcggcggaggAGGAGGAAGCGTTGTCGTGTGCGAGGAGGTTCGCGAGGCGGAGAGTGTGTGCGCGGTTGCGGAGGCGCGTGGGGCGGAGAGTGAGGAAGCAACCGCCGTGCGCGGTGGCATCGAGGGGTTTAATTTCGGGGAATTGAGGCAGAGGAACGTGAATTGTGGGAGTTCGGAGGATTTAGCGGCTTCGGTGGTGGTGCGAGATGAGAAGGAGGATGGCGGTGTGAATGCAAGTCCGGTGGAGAAAGCAACGAACGAGCCTGATAGGAATGTGGTTAAGAAATTGGAGACGGTGGAATCGTTGGACTGGAAGCGTATCATGGCGGAAGATCCGAATT TTGTGTTTTCAGTGGAGAAGTCTCCTGTATCATACTTTTTGGAGGAAATGCACAATGGAAATTCTTTACGCAGCACAACAACTCTTGGGAATGAAAAAGAACGAGAGAGAGTTTATGACACTATCTTCCGCCTGCCATGGAGATGTGAATTG CTTATAGATGTTGGCTTCTTTGTCTGCTTCGATTCATTTCTTTCGTTGTTAACTGTTATGCCAGCGAGGATCATGATGACCATTTGGAGGCTTCTAAAGACAAG GCAGTTCAAGAGGTTGTCTACAATGGAAGTTTCTgattttggctgttttcttattttgagtAGTGGTGTTGTTCTTTTGCAACAAACAG ATATCAGCTTAATATATCATATGATCCGCGGTCAAGGAACAATAAAACTATATGTGGTCTACAATGTTTTAGAG atatttgataaattatgtCAAAGTTTTAATGGGGATGTGTTgcaaacattatttctttctgCTGAAGGACTTGCAAATTGTCCCCCAGAAAGCATGAGATTCTGGATTTGGAGATTTATTTCAGACCAAGCTTTAGCGGTGGCTGCTTCAA TTGTTCATTCTTTTATCTTATTAGCTCAGGCAATCACTTTATCAACCTGTATAGTTGCTCACAACAACGCATTGTTTGCTTTACTGGTGTCAAATAATTTTGCTGAGATCAAAAGCAATGTGTTTAAGCGATACAGCAAGGATAATGTTCACagtttagtttactttg GTTTTgcaatttgttttattgttgGACTTGGAGAGGAGAGGAGAGGGATTTTGATAAAAGCCTGTGTTTGGTACTTTGGTTCCGAAGTTTGGCGGGAagggaaatga
- the LOC106798599 gene encoding cytochrome P450 71A8-like yields MLTVERKNGPSTISSKAIVARAKFNQLIPISFLLLPKPPVSAKACKKKQVQFASITTKATHNWQSSSARNTTTSLLPCTLTQIWPSHVAAIGPNSNPSETGTEKQSGNKGTKNSNDVDFSNYDEEWRQKKNTCVVEPLSQKKVRSFRSIQEEVVAELVEGVREACGSERERPCVNLTEMLIAASNNIVSRCVHGRKCDDRIGGGGGSSCSFGVLGRKVMRLLSAFSVGDFFP; encoded by the exons ATGCTAACcgttgaaaggaaaaatggcCCCTCCACCATCAGTTCTAAAGCTATTGTCGCACGAGCTAAGTTCAACCAATTAATTCCTATCAGTTTTCTTCTGCTTCCTAAGCCTCCTGTTTCTGCTAAAGCTTGCAAAAAGAAACAAGTTCAATTTGCCTCCATCACCACCAAAGCTACCCATAATTGGCAATCTTCATCAGCTAGGAACACTACCACATCGCTCCTTCCATGCACTCTCACGCAAATATGGCCCTCTCATGTTGCTGCAATTGGGCCAAATTCCAACCCTAGTG AAACTGGAACAGAAAAACAATCGGGGAATAAAGGAACTAAAAATTCCAATGATGTGGATTTTTCAAACTACGACGAAGAGTGGAGACAAAAGAAGAACACATGTGTGGTTGAGCCTCTGAGCCAGAAAAAGGTGCGGTCTTTTCGCTCCATCCAAGAAGAGGTTGTTGCGGAGCTGGTTGAAGGTGTACGTGAAGCATGTGGTAGTGAAAGAGAAAGACCATGTGTGAATCTGACTGAGATGCTGATTGCGGCTTCGAACAACATTGTATCTAGATGTGTTCATGGACGGAAGTGTGATGATAgaattggtggtggtggtggtagcaGTTGCAGCTTTGGAGTTCTCGGAAGAAAGGTTATGAGATTATTATCTGCTTTCAGCGTGGGTGATTTCTTCCCTTAG
- the LOC100807550 gene encoding protein POLLEN DEFECTIVE IN GUIDANCE 1 isoform X2, with amino-acid sequence MALRNGGRKISFEVLSVEDESDPTERNRKKRRHRASKKKKKLLDRADSDSADPRSAPLENGGACNGFELDASRYCGGGGGGGGSVVVCEEVREAESVCAVAEARGAESEEATAVRGGIEGFNFGELRQRNVNCGSSEDLAASVVVRDEKEDGGVNASPVEKATNEPDRNVVKKLETVESLDWKRIMAEDPNLEKSPVSYFLEEMHNGNSLRSTTTLGNEKERERVYDTIFRLPWRCELLIDVGFFVCFDSFLSLLTVMPARIMMTIWRLLKTRQFKRLSTMEVSDFGCFLILSSGVVLLQQTDISLIYHMIRGQGTIKLYVVYNVLEIFDKLCQSFNGDVLQTLFLSAEGLANCPPESMRFWIWRFISDQALAVAASIVHSFILLAQAITLSTCIVAHNNALFALLVSNNFAEIKSNVFKRYSKDNVHSLVYFDSVERFHISSFILFVLAQNILEAEGPWFESFLINILLVYVCEMIIDIIKHSFIAKFNDIKPIAYSEFLEDLCKQTLNMQTESAKKNLTFVPLAPACVVIRVLTPVYTANLPPNPLPWRLFWILLFSAMTYVMLTSLKVLIGMGLQKHATWYVNRCKKRKHHFHED; translated from the exons ATGGCCCTGCGAAACGGCGGCAGAAAAATCTCCTTCGAGGTCCTTAGCGTCGAGGACGAATCGGATCCAACGGAACGCAACCGCAAGAAGCGCAGGCACCGCGCTtcgaaaaagaagaagaagcttctCGATCGGGCCGATTCCGATTCCGCGGATCCGCGTTCGGCGCCGTTGGAGAATGGAGGAGCCTGTAACGGATTCGAGCTCGACGCTAGCAGGTActgcggcggcggcggcggaggAGGAGGAAGCGTTGTCGTGTGCGAGGAGGTTCGCGAGGCGGAGAGTGTGTGCGCGGTTGCGGAGGCGCGTGGGGCGGAGAGTGAGGAAGCAACCGCCGTGCGCGGTGGCATCGAGGGGTTTAATTTCGGGGAATTGAGGCAGAGGAACGTGAATTGTGGGAGTTCGGAGGATTTAGCGGCTTCGGTGGTGGTGCGAGATGAGAAGGAGGATGGCGGTGTGAATGCAAGTCCGGTGGAGAAAGCAACGAACGAGCCTGATAGGAATGTGGTTAAGAAATTGGAGACGGTGGAATCGTTGGACTGGAAGCGTATCATGGCGGAAGATCCGAATT TGGAGAAGTCTCCTGTATCATACTTTTTGGAGGAAATGCACAATGGAAATTCTTTACGCAGCACAACAACTCTTGGGAATGAAAAAGAACGAGAGAGAGTTTATGACACTATCTTCCGCCTGCCATGGAGATGTGAATTG CTTATAGATGTTGGCTTCTTTGTCTGCTTCGATTCATTTCTTTCGTTGTTAACTGTTATGCCAGCGAGGATCATGATGACCATTTGGAGGCTTCTAAAGACAAG GCAGTTCAAGAGGTTGTCTACAATGGAAGTTTCTgattttggctgttttcttattttgagtAGTGGTGTTGTTCTTTTGCAACAAACAG ATATCAGCTTAATATATCATATGATCCGCGGTCAAGGAACAATAAAACTATATGTGGTCTACAATGTTTTAGAG atatttgataaattatgtCAAAGTTTTAATGGGGATGTGTTgcaaacattatttctttctgCTGAAGGACTTGCAAATTGTCCCCCAGAAAGCATGAGATTCTGGATTTGGAGATTTATTTCAGACCAAGCTTTAGCGGTGGCTGCTTCAA TTGTTCATTCTTTTATCTTATTAGCTCAGGCAATCACTTTATCAACCTGTATAGTTGCTCACAACAACGCATTGTTTGCTTTACTGGTGTCAAATAATTTTGCTGAGATCAAAAGCAATGTGTTTAAGCGATACAGCAAGGATAATGTTCACagtttagtttactttg ATTCTGTAGAGAGATTCCACATTTCATCTTTTATCTTATTCGTTTTGGCTCAAAATATTCTGGAGGCAGAGGGTCCCTGGTTTGAAAGTTTTCTCATA AATATCCTCTTGGTTTATGTATGTGAAATGATTATTGATATTATCAAGCATTCATTCATTGCTAAATTCAATGACATTAAGCCTATTGCATACTCCGAGTTTCTTGAAGATCTATGTAAACAG ACTCTAAATATGCAAACTGAGAGTGCAAAGAAAAACCTGACTTTTGTCCCCCTTGCTCCAGCATGCGTG GTTATTCGAGTTCTCACTCCAGTATATACTGCAAACCTTCCTCCCAATCCCCTTCCATGGAGGCTTTTCTGGATTCTGCTTTTTTCAGCAATGACCTATGTCATGCTCACAAGCCTCAAGGTTCTCATTGGCATGGGACTACAGAAGCATGCCACATGGTATGTTAATCGTtgcaaaaagagaaaacatcATTTTCATGAAGATTAG